The genome window CGGCGGCAGTGACGCGGGTGGAAGAATTGATAGCCTGGGGCGTTAAAAAGTTCATCTCCATTGGCACCGCCGGGACTTTGCAGAAGGGCATCAAGATCGGCGACCTGATCGTTTGCGACCGGGCCATCAGGGACGAAGGGACATCACACCATTATCTGAAACCGGCAAAATATTCCTGCGCTTCCAAAGAGCTTACGGCAAAAATAAAAAAGACCCTGGATGGACTGAAATTCAAATATAAGACCGGGACCAGCTGGACCATTGATGCCCCTTACCGGGAAACGGTGGCCGAGGCCAGGCAGTATCAGAAAGAGGGAGTGGCCACGGTGGAGATGGAGGCCTCCGCCTTGTTCGCGGTGGCGCAATACCGCAGGGTGGAATTGAGCGCCTTGTTCACCATCAGCGATTCTTTGGCTGAGATGCAATGGAAGCCGAAATTCCATTTGAAAAAG of bacterium contains these proteins:
- a CDS encoding nucleoside phosphorylase, whose translation is MAFPNLKNKHAQEAMFSPHDFIAYQKKRGRGPSFKIPDGIILCYQPGLMKHILEKHKTTKTDEMCRGMLLLDETGGRVAVIGGFGFGAPAAVTRVEELIAWGVKKFISIGTAGTLQKGIKIGDLIVCDRAIRDEGTSHHYLKPAKYSCASKELTAKIKKTLDGLKFKYKTGTSWTIDAPYRETVAEARQYQKEGVATVEMEASALFAVAQYRRVELSALFTISDSLAEMQWKPKFHLKKTDRGLETIYKVALTALLD